From the genome of Haloplanus vescus:
GTCTGGCTCGGATGCTGGCCCGCGCCGTCGCCGGCGTTGACGAGAGGCACGTCGACGAACTCCGAAGCGAGTTTCGCCGACCCCTCGCTCGGATGCCGGAGGACGATGGCGTCGGCGTAGCCCTCGATGACCCGGACGGTGTCGGCGAGGCTCTCGCCTTTCTTCACGGACGAGGAGTCGACCGCGCCCATGTCGACCGTCTCGCCGCCGAGGCGCTTCATCGCCGACTCGAAGCTCATCTTCGTGCGCGTACTCGGTTCGAAGAAACACAGCGCGAGCACGCGCCCGTCGTGACGGCCGCGGACGAGGTCGGGGTCAGCGTCGACCGCCGCGGCGTGGTCGAGCACCGCCTCGATGTCGTCCCGGGAGAGGTGGGCCGCGCTGATGAGGTGGTCCTGCAACATTACGTGTGTGAGCCATCCGCGGCGCCTTGAATCCCTCGGGACGGCCTCGTCGCTACGGCCAGTTGCCGCCTTCCTCGAACGCCCTCGCCACCCGTTCGAGGGCGACGACGTACGCCGCCGTCCGGAAGTTCGGCACGTCGGTGCGCTCGAACGTCTCCACGAGGCGGTCGAACGCGTCCGTGACGACCCGTTCGAGTTCCTCGTTGACGCGCGCTTCGGTCCACAAGAACCGCTGCCGATTCTGCACCCACTCGAAGTACGACACCGTCACGCCGCCCGCGTTCGCGAGGATGTCGGGGACGACGTACACGTCGCGGTCGGTGAGCACGTCGTCGGCATCGGGCGTCAGTGGGCCGTTGGCTGCCTCGACGACCACGTCCGCCCGCACCTCGCGCGCAATCTCGGCGTCGACGGCATTCTCCAGCGCCGCCGGCACTAGCAGGTCCACGTCGGCCGTGAGGAGGGCCTCGTTGTCCAGTTCCTCGTCCGCGCCCGCGAACCCGCCGACCGCCCCCGTCTCGCGCTTGTGGTCGATGACCGCCGCCACGTCGAGTCCGTCGGCGGCGTAGACGCCGCCACGGGAGTCGCTGACGGCGACCACCGTCGCACCCGCCTCGTCGAGGAGGCGCGCGGCGATGGAGCCAGCGTTGCCGAACCCCTGGACGGCGACCGTCGCGCCTTCGATGCCCCCGCCGAGGTAGTTGAACACCTCGCGGGCGACGAGCATCGTCGACCGTCCGGTGGCCTCGACGCGGCCCGCGCTCCCGCCCGAGGACGGCGCTTTCCCGGTGACGACGCCGGGTTCGGTCGTCCGCTCCAGCGTCTCGTAGGTGTCCTTGAGCCAGTTCATCTCCCGTTGCCCCGTGTTCACGTCGGGTGCGGGGATGTCGCGGTCCTCGCCGATGAGCGGCCGGAGTTCGACGGCGAACGCCCGAGTGATGCGCTCGACTTCGCTCGCCGAGTAGTCGCGCGGGTCGAAGGCGATGCCTCCCTTCGCGCCGCCGTATGGAACGTCGACCACGGCGCACTTGTACACCATCCAGCCAGAGAGCGCCTTCACCTCGTCCGCGGTGACGTTCGGGTGGTAGCGGATGCCACCCTTGTACGGCCCGCGGTCACCGTTGAACTGCGAGCGATAGGCCCGAAACTGCTCCATCGAGCCGTCGTCCATCTCGACCGAGAGCGTCGCCGACAGCACGCGTTCCGGCCGCTTGAGCCGTTCTATCACCTCGTCGTCGATATCGGCGTAGGCGGCCGCATCGTCTATCTGTTCCTGGAGACTCTCGAACGGGTTGATATCCGCCATTCACGGTCGCTTCGCCCTCCGACCACACAGACCTTTCGCCGGACTACGCGAGGGCGAGGCCGATGGCGAAAACGTTCGCCGTCGCCGCGACGGTCCACGGGAACGCCAACCCGGCGGGAATCAGCGCGCGGTAGTCGTCGGGAACGACCGTCCACCCTGTGGCGGCGACGCCGACAGCGCCCGCCTTCAAGAGCGCCAACGCCGGCAGCGCGCCGAGTCGTCCGACCAGCCCCGCCGCGACGGGGTTGCTCTCGGTCAGGCCGAGTCGAAGTCCGTAGGTCGTGAGGAGGACGTCGGCGAGACAGGTCACGAGGACGATGCTCCAGAGCAACGACTCGTAGTCGGCGAGTCGCGTTACTGCGGCGTTGAGGCGCGCGCCGCCAACGGTGGTCGAGAAGAGCTGTCTCGTGTCGGTCGACATAGACGGAGAATGCACGCCAACCCCCGTGAGTATAGGCCGCTTACGGCGGTACAAAGAGTCGTTTCGGCGCGTACGGCTCGGCTTGAGACCGGCATATCATGGTGGTTTTCGGCTTTGTTGAAAACCCACCATATAGACGTTACGTTGAACCAGTCGCTGTAACTACACCTTACTCGAGATATTGACTGATGAGTTGTCCCGTCCCCCGTTCGAGCTGTGCAGAAAGCGATTCCTCACTCATATCCAGCACATCGGCCAGTTCTTGAATCGTCATATCCTCAGAGGGGGAATAATAGTCGTGTTCGTATGCAGCAACGCTCGTTTTGAGGGCTGCTAACCGTTCCCGAGCCTCGCTCGCTGTCAGTGGCTCGGTGTAGATTGGCGAACCAGGTTCTATGTGGCGGCCACCCTCAGTAAGTGGGCCTGCGTCCACGGGAGCGAAGCCAATATCTTTGATGAGGTCTGCAACGACCTTCTTCGCGTCCTCATCATCCCCCGCGAGAAACATCGCAAGTCGGTCATCTATATCGGCGTCTAGCCGCTGGCCATCTCGGAGAGTCTCCCAGTACGTCTCGTTGAATGCCTTGACGATTCGTGAGCCTTCGAGATGGTCTGCGACGGTATCCGTGTGTGTCTCGGCGAGGTCCATCAGTCCGTCACGTCCCGGATAGTAGTTCGACGCACTGATCACGATCTTCCCACGGAGATCTTCTACAGGTAGAGATTCATACGCACTGAAGGGGATTGCCTCCATGACGACGTCGCCGAATGCGGCAGCCTCAGAGACAGTTCCTGCTCGAGCGTTCGACCCAAGTTCGGCAACGAGGTCGGTGAGTGTTTCTGGCCCCCGGGAGTTACTGATCATGACTTCGTGCCCTGAATCAGTAAAGTGCTGAGCGGCTGTACCTCCGACATCACCTGCGCCAATAATTCCAATTTTCATCGACTGTGTCACGTTCAATTCGTACGAGCCATAGTGTGAAAAGGTACCAAGTTAGCACTGTGGTTGCTACTACCGACAGTGGAAGTGGCGAGGACTAAATCACCGATCCATCTTGGTTGAATCAGATTCAGAGACGTATCGGTCTCATCGGGGATCCACAGTTATGGACACTTACGACCGGAACGGGCATAACTACCAATTCCGTAGTGAGAGTATGAGCGAATCTGGCGTAAATCGGGAAGCAACACAGAGTGAAGGGGTCGACGAGAGTATGCTCTTTTCACTTCTCGGAAAGGCCCATACCTTGGCGATTCTCAACGAGTTCGTCACCAAAGACGAGCAGTCGATCCGTTTCGGCGAACTCCAAGACTCGCTCGAACTGTCGCCGAATACACTTTCTCGACGGCTCGACGAACTCGTCGGAGCTGGATTCCTCGAGCGAACACAGTATGACGAAATTCCGCCACGAGTGGAATACGAGGCAACTGAGATGGTAGACGACCTCGCACCCGTTTTTGAGGAATTGGAGACGTGGATGGAACGGTATGGGTCAGACCAACTGGAGTGCTTCTGAGACACAGTACGTCTCGAAGCCGTAGTTGGGTCTCGTTGTATTAATCCCGACCGCAGAACCTGCCACCGTTCGACAAATCCAACAGAGCCAGCGATGCTCTCAGTCCAACGTCGCTTCGAGACGGTCGATGAGCGACGGCGTCCCGAGATACACCGGCGTCCGCTGGTGGAGGTCAGTCGGGTCGACGTCGAGCACCGACCCCGTGCCGTCGGAACTCCGCCCGCCCGCACACTCGATGACGTAGCCGACGGGGTTACACTCGAACTGGAGTCTCAGTTTGCCCTCGGGCGCCGACTCCAGTTTCGGGTAGGCGAACACGCCGCCGTAGGTCAGCACCTGATTCACGTCGCCGATCATCGCGCCGCCGTAGCGGAGCTTGAGTTCGGATTCGACTTCGTCGACGTAGGCCGCCACGTCGTCGGGCCAGTCGGGGACGCGGCCGCCGAAGCCGTACACCGTCGGGTCGTCCGGCAGCGTGACGTCTTCGCGGAGCGGCGTCGCCTCGCCGTCCTC
Proteins encoded in this window:
- a CDS encoding Glu/Leu/Phe/Val family dehydrogenase; translated protein: MADINPFESLQEQIDDAAAYADIDDEVIERLKRPERVLSATLSVEMDDGSMEQFRAYRSQFNGDRGPYKGGIRYHPNVTADEVKALSGWMVYKCAVVDVPYGGAKGGIAFDPRDYSASEVERITRAFAVELRPLIGEDRDIPAPDVNTGQREMNWLKDTYETLERTTEPGVVTGKAPSSGGSAGRVEATGRSTMLVAREVFNYLGGGIEGATVAVQGFGNAGSIAARLLDEAGATVVAVSDSRGGVYAADGLDVAAVIDHKRETGAVGGFAGADEELDNEALLTADVDLLVPAALENAVDAEIAREVRADVVVEAANGPLTPDADDVLTDRDVYVVPDILANAGGVTVSYFEWVQNRQRFLWTEARVNEELERVVTDAFDRLVETFERTDVPNFRTAAYVVALERVARAFEEGGNWP
- a CDS encoding DUF5658 family protein, encoding MSTDTRQLFSTTVGGARLNAAVTRLADYESLLWSIVLVTCLADVLLTTYGLRLGLTESNPVAAGLVGRLGALPALALLKAGAVGVAATGWTVVPDDYRALIPAGLAFPWTVAATANVFAIGLALA
- a CDS encoding NADPH-dependent F420 reductase, which gives rise to MTQSMKIGIIGAGDVGGTAAQHFTDSGHEVMISNSRGPETLTDLVAELGSNARAGTVSEAAAFGDVVMEAIPFSAYESLPVEDLRGKIVISASNYYPGRDGLMDLAETHTDTVADHLEGSRIVKAFNETYWETLRDGQRLDADIDDRLAMFLAGDDEDAKKVVADLIKDIGFAPVDAGPLTEGGRHIEPGSPIYTEPLTASEARERLAALKTSVAAYEHDYYSPSEDMTIQELADVLDMSEESLSAQLERGTGQLISQYLE
- a CDS encoding winged helix-turn-helix transcriptional regulator, with translation MSESGVNREATQSEGVDESMLFSLLGKAHTLAILNEFVTKDEQSIRFGELQDSLELSPNTLSRRLDELVGAGFLERTQYDEIPPRVEYEATEMVDDLAPVFEELETWMERYGSDQLECF